From a single Spongiibacter taiwanensis genomic region:
- a CDS encoding PepSY-associated TM helix domain-containing protein codes for MSTETRHQASHPPEARNSDQPLAPLYRAVWRWHFFAGIVVLPFLFVLSVSGLLMLISKPLEPLLLNELTTVTATEPALPASALLATVEAAHPHQQVKLYLPPSSPTESARFVLVAHGGAGHGGHGAPATTVFINPYSGEILGSHDPASTFYAQVKTLHGSLMLGNLGDTLIEVVAGLAVLMVITGLYLAIRGKRRQTSAQTAFAQRENWRQAHRWTGVAVALPLLFFLLSGMAWTNVWGGKMVQGWSALPGTRLDAALAARDLRSSEPPPSTEQHQHSAMNESGVHQVPWVLEQTPMPSPTSGTPHAPGLDLDAVNAIATAEGLETFRVHLPQDANGVWTVSATTIAGDITNPLNERVLHLDPHNGQLIAELTFADYPWLGKAMAAFIPTHQGDLGLWNWLLNLLLVLAIIALMIASVVMWWKRRPARAYQLAPPAATPAQSRGVIAVMLVLAVCFPLSGAAMVVVILVDTLLISRVPTLRALLK; via the coding sequence ATGAGCACAGAGACCCGCCATCAGGCGAGCCATCCGCCCGAAGCCCGCAACTCAGACCAGCCTCTGGCGCCCCTTTACCGGGCCGTGTGGCGCTGGCACTTTTTTGCGGGCATCGTTGTACTGCCCTTTTTGTTTGTTTTATCGGTCAGCGGCCTGCTGATGCTGATCAGCAAGCCCTTGGAACCCCTGCTGCTCAATGAGCTGACCACCGTGACTGCCACCGAACCGGCCTTGCCCGCCTCTGCGCTGCTCGCCACGGTAGAAGCCGCCCACCCACACCAACAGGTGAAACTCTATCTGCCTCCAAGCAGCCCCACTGAATCAGCCCGCTTCGTGTTGGTCGCACATGGTGGCGCCGGTCATGGCGGTCACGGTGCCCCTGCCACCACTGTCTTTATCAATCCCTACTCAGGCGAAATCCTTGGCAGCCACGACCCCGCCAGCACCTTCTACGCTCAGGTCAAAACCCTTCACGGCTCGCTCATGCTGGGGAACCTCGGCGATACCCTCATCGAGGTGGTCGCCGGGCTGGCGGTGCTGATGGTCATCACCGGGCTGTATCTGGCCATCCGGGGAAAACGTCGGCAGACAAGTGCCCAAACTGCCTTTGCACAGCGTGAAAACTGGCGCCAGGCCCATCGCTGGACCGGTGTGGCCGTGGCATTGCCGCTGCTGTTCTTTCTGCTTTCTGGTATGGCCTGGACCAATGTCTGGGGAGGCAAGATGGTCCAAGGCTGGAGCGCTCTGCCCGGCACCCGCCTCGACGCGGCCCTGGCCGCCCGGGATCTGCGCTCCTCCGAACCGCCCCCCAGTACCGAGCAGCACCAACACAGCGCCATGAACGAGAGCGGCGTGCACCAAGTGCCCTGGGTACTGGAGCAGACCCCCATGCCCAGCCCGACATCGGGCACTCCCCATGCCCCCGGACTCGACCTGGATGCCGTTAACGCAATTGCCACCGCCGAGGGACTGGAAACGTTTCGGGTGCACTTGCCCCAGGATGCCAATGGCGTATGGACCGTGTCGGCCACCACCATCGCGGGTGATATCACCAACCCGTTGAATGAACGGGTGCTGCATCTCGACCCACATAACGGCCAGCTCATCGCGGAGCTGACCTTTGCCGACTACCCCTGGCTGGGCAAGGCAATGGCCGCATTTATCCCCACCCATCAGGGTGACCTGGGCTTATGGAACTGGTTATTGAACCTGCTGCTGGTGCTGGCGATCATCGCCCTGATGATTGCCAGTGTGGTGATGTGGTGGAAGCGCCGTCCGGCCCGGGCATATCAACTGGCGCCACCGGCAGCCACACCGGCCCAGAGTCGAGGCGTTATCGCGGTGATGCTGGTTTTAGCAGTGTGTTTTCCCCTGTCCGGGGCAGCCATGGTCGTGGTGATACTGGTCGACACCCTGCTGATTTCCCGAGTGCCGACCCTGCGCGCACTGCTGAAATAG
- a CDS encoding thiolase family protein produces MPFIYTAKRTALGGLNGALSAHSGPALGAAAIAAACPEALRGQVDEVLMGNVISAGVGQAPARQASLGAGLGSHIPCTTVSKVCGSGMQAVMTAADQIRAGSSRLVVAGGMESMSNAPYLLDKARQGYRIGHQQVRDAMFVDGLEDAYSGKLMGQVAEQVAAEHQFTREALDDYALLSLERALAAQRSGAFAAEIVALGEIDQDEQPGNARPDKIRQLRPAFAADGVLTAANSSSISDGGAALLVGDASIEMAPLAEIKGYTRFAAAPEQFPVAPVYAVENLLKQLGWQAGDVDLYEINEAFALVALLPHKLIGIPVEKINVNGGACSLGHPLGCSGARILVTLIHALQTRGLKRGIASLCIGGGEATAVAVEVC; encoded by the coding sequence ATGCCCTTTATTTACACCGCCAAACGCACGGCCCTGGGTGGCCTGAATGGTGCGCTGAGCGCCCATAGCGGGCCCGCATTGGGTGCCGCCGCCATTGCGGCCGCCTGCCCCGAGGCGCTGCGCGGCCAGGTTGATGAGGTGTTGATGGGCAACGTGATCTCGGCGGGTGTGGGGCAGGCCCCGGCCCGTCAGGCCTCCCTCGGCGCCGGGCTGGGCAGCCACATTCCCTGTACCACGGTGAGTAAAGTGTGCGGTTCGGGAATGCAGGCAGTGATGACTGCTGCCGACCAGATTCGCGCTGGCAGCAGCCGACTGGTGGTGGCTGGCGGGATGGAGAGCATGTCCAATGCGCCCTATCTGCTCGACAAGGCTCGCCAGGGCTATCGCATTGGCCACCAACAAGTGCGCGATGCGATGTTTGTCGACGGACTGGAAGACGCCTATTCCGGCAAATTGATGGGCCAGGTGGCGGAGCAGGTTGCCGCAGAGCATCAGTTTACGCGTGAAGCCCTGGACGATTACGCGTTGCTATCTTTGGAGCGGGCCCTGGCGGCCCAGCGCAGTGGCGCCTTTGCCGCCGAGATTGTTGCTCTTGGAGAGATTGATCAGGACGAGCAGCCCGGCAATGCGCGGCCGGATAAGATTCGGCAATTGCGTCCGGCCTTTGCTGCCGACGGCGTGCTGACCGCGGCCAACAGCAGTTCCATTTCTGACGGCGGTGCCGCGCTGTTGGTTGGTGATGCCAGTATCGAGATGGCCCCCCTGGCCGAGATCAAGGGCTACACCCGGTTTGCGGCCGCCCCGGAGCAGTTTCCGGTTGCCCCGGTGTATGCGGTTGAGAACCTGCTCAAGCAGCTGGGTTGGCAGGCCGGTGATGTGGATTTATACGAAATTAACGAGGCCTTCGCTCTGGTAGCGCTGCTGCCCCATAAATTGATCGGCATCCCGGTGGAAAAAATCAACGTCAACGGCGGGGCCTGCTCGCTGGGACACCCCCTCGGCTGCTCTGGTGCTCGAATTCTGGTGACCCTGATCCATGCACTGCAGACTCGGGGGCTGAAGCGCGGTATTGCCAGCCTCTGCATCGGCGGCGGTGAGGCCACAGCGGTCGCTGTCGAAGTCTGCTAG
- a CDS encoding NAD(P)H-dependent flavin oxidoreductase, translating into MPIPESIAANLSLPLIAAPMFLVSGPELVIACCRSGVVGSFPALNQRSSEGYEQWLQEINSALGEGDAPYAVNLIVHKTNPRLAADIALTVKYKVPIVITSLGAASEVVEAVHSYGGLVYHDVINTRFAKKALDAGVDGLIAVCAGAGGHAGTYNPFAFISELRELTDKTIIASGCISNGESVLAAQACGADFAYAGTRFIAAEESLANPGYKAMLVEKDAADIVYTPKISGVNANFLGSSIKAAGLDLAKMSTPEMDAEEELSGESKAWKDIWSAGQGVGAIKAVQPTAEIIGQFKQEYDGALDKLIAQRGQWRR; encoded by the coding sequence ATGCCCATTCCCGAGTCGATTGCTGCCAACCTCTCTCTCCCGCTGATTGCCGCACCGATGTTTTTGGTGTCGGGTCCCGAGTTGGTCATTGCCTGTTGTCGGTCGGGAGTCGTTGGCAGTTTCCCCGCGCTGAATCAGCGTAGCAGCGAGGGCTATGAGCAGTGGTTGCAGGAAATCAACAGTGCGCTGGGTGAGGGGGATGCACCCTACGCGGTCAATCTGATCGTCCACAAAACCAATCCCCGCCTTGCCGCCGATATTGCATTAACGGTGAAGTACAAGGTGCCCATCGTGATTACCTCCCTGGGGGCGGCGAGTGAGGTGGTTGAGGCGGTGCACAGCTATGGCGGCCTGGTCTATCACGATGTGATCAATACCCGCTTTGCCAAAAAGGCCCTGGACGCCGGGGTCGATGGCTTGATTGCGGTGTGTGCCGGGGCCGGCGGTCATGCGGGTACCTACAACCCCTTTGCTTTTATCAGCGAGTTAAGGGAGCTCACCGACAAAACCATTATTGCCTCGGGCTGTATCAGTAACGGTGAGTCGGTGCTGGCGGCCCAGGCATGCGGTGCTGACTTTGCTTACGCCGGCACCCGCTTTATTGCCGCGGAGGAAAGTCTGGCCAACCCGGGCTACAAGGCCATGCTGGTTGAGAAAGACGCCGCCGATATCGTCTACACCCCGAAAATTTCTGGGGTAAATGCCAACTTCCTCGGCTCGAGTATCAAGGCTGCCGGTCTGGATCTGGCAAAAATGAGCACGCCAGAAATGGATGCGGAGGAGGAGCTGAGTGGTGAATCCAAAGCCTGGAAGGATATTTGGTCTGCCGGGCAGGGGGTGGGCGCCATCAAGGCGGTTCAGCCGACGGCGGAAATTATTGGTCAGTTCAAACAGGAATACGATGGCGCGCTGGACAAGTTGATTGCTCAGCGCGGCCAATGGCGGCGCTAG
- a CDS encoding AraC family transcriptional regulator, whose translation MHAPTVAIYFVRAATLHLADQPDVLQHVLRKNHIPPTLLEKEYARVPGEDFSNLLRDTMLITQDEQLGHAAVAQPLGSWQTVTQLTINAPHLGEALRRFARFYRLLPWGVATRLVEEGNNARFVMESTSDKVFSNYLYESFLFYVSRYSNWLINKQIPLISAGFNFPPSPQRAEYRNLFLTSHFEFNQRCCYISFPRRYLQEPIRQSPDNLKKFLEHTNLAMVAQHYRHKNWRTQVQQILLNNLARSPGIAEIASTLSVHPHTLRARLRDEGVKFREIRDQLRCEVAIDLLRQQRCTVEETANRLGYSETSAFSRAFKSWMGVSPYKYQNYRAEDESGEENNAAEGERPGFRLAP comes from the coding sequence ATGCACGCCCCCACTGTCGCCATTTACTTCGTCCGCGCTGCCACCCTGCATTTGGCTGACCAGCCAGATGTCTTGCAGCACGTGTTAAGGAAGAATCATATTCCCCCAACCCTGCTGGAAAAGGAGTATGCCCGGGTCCCCGGAGAGGACTTCTCCAACTTACTCCGCGATACCATGCTCATCACCCAGGATGAGCAGCTCGGACATGCCGCCGTTGCCCAGCCACTGGGGTCCTGGCAAACGGTGACGCAACTTACCATCAACGCCCCCCACCTCGGTGAAGCCCTGCGCCGCTTTGCACGCTTTTACCGCCTGCTCCCCTGGGGCGTAGCAACCCGACTGGTGGAAGAGGGCAACAATGCCAGGTTTGTGATGGAGAGCACCAGCGACAAGGTGTTTTCGAATTATCTGTACGAGTCCTTTTTGTTTTATGTCTCGCGCTACAGCAATTGGCTGATCAACAAGCAAATTCCGCTGATCAGCGCTGGCTTCAACTTTCCACCCTCTCCCCAGCGGGCGGAATACCGCAATCTTTTCCTGACCAGTCACTTCGAATTTAACCAGCGCTGCTGTTACATTTCCTTCCCCCGTCGCTACTTGCAGGAACCCATCCGCCAGAGCCCGGACAACCTCAAGAAATTCCTCGAACACACCAACCTGGCGATGGTAGCGCAGCACTACCGCCACAAAAATTGGCGCACCCAGGTGCAGCAGATATTGCTCAACAACCTCGCCCGCAGCCCCGGTATCGCCGAGATTGCGAGCACGCTCAGCGTGCATCCCCATACACTTCGGGCGAGACTCCGAGACGAGGGGGTTAAGTTCCGGGAAATCAGGGATCAACTGCGCTGCGAGGTCGCCATCGACCTGTTACGTCAACAGCGCTGCACAGTGGAAGAAACCGCGAACCGACTGGGTTACTCCGAAACCAGCGCCTTTAGTCGCGCCTTCAAAAGCTGGATGGGCGTCTCGCCCTACAAATACCAGAACTACCGGGCCGAAGACGAAAGCGGGGAAGAAAACAACGCCGCCGAAGGCGAGCGCCCGGGATTCAGGCTTGCCCCATAA
- a CDS encoding GGDEF domain-containing protein, giving the protein MLNAVTKYLWVLPSLLVSALITGVIFVTSPMVDDVHFANAMLEGLLVLMPLIGTFVVINARQRIPHIYGLAMISFAFLLLSMSMDTLDELVEVEYVYTLWFEGVAQILGFVFLLLTFYKATKHTTREARNLGRLAITDELTEIFNRRYLLTHLNQEIRNVGGCAQEFAVVLIDLDHFKKINDTYGHDVGDQVLRSYAALLTAGIRKSDIAARYGGEEFVVLARHTGQRGAATLCEHLQARTREQWPEGLPPLTASMGVAIYDGRESAEAVLSRADKALYRAKHEGRDRVVFADRAAGDVIRRVDATAS; this is encoded by the coding sequence ATGTTGAACGCTGTCACTAAATACCTCTGGGTGCTTCCCTCCCTCCTTGTCTCTGCGCTGATTACCGGGGTGATCTTCGTAACCTCGCCCATGGTGGATGACGTGCATTTCGCCAATGCCATGCTGGAGGGCCTGTTAGTACTTATGCCGCTGATCGGCACCTTTGTCGTCATTAATGCGAGGCAGCGCATTCCCCATATTTATGGCTTGGCGATGATTAGTTTTGCCTTTCTGTTGTTGTCGATGAGCATGGATACCCTCGATGAATTGGTGGAAGTCGAGTACGTGTACACCCTGTGGTTTGAGGGGGTGGCACAAATTCTCGGGTTCGTTTTTCTGCTATTGACCTTTTACAAGGCGACCAAGCACACCACCAGAGAGGCCCGTAATTTGGGCCGTTTGGCAATCACTGACGAGCTAACAGAGATATTTAACCGTCGCTATCTGCTGACCCATCTCAACCAGGAAATTCGCAATGTCGGCGGCTGCGCCCAGGAGTTTGCTGTTGTTTTGATTGATCTGGACCATTTTAAAAAGATCAACGATACCTATGGTCACGACGTTGGTGACCAGGTTTTGAGGTCTTACGCTGCGCTGTTGACGGCGGGGATCCGCAAGTCAGATATTGCTGCCCGCTACGGCGGCGAAGAGTTTGTGGTTTTGGCGCGACATACTGGTCAACGAGGCGCCGCAACCTTATGCGAGCACCTTCAGGCCCGTACCCGGGAGCAGTGGCCCGAGGGGCTGCCGCCACTGACCGCCAGCATGGGTGTTGCGATCTATGATGGCAGAGAGTCTGCGGAGGCGGTGCTAAGCCGGGCAGACAAAGCATTGTATCGAGCCAAACATGAGGGGCGCGACCGGGTGGTTTTTGCTGATCGGGCTGCCGGTGATGTTATTCGGCGGGTCGATGCAACAGCCAGCTGA
- a CDS encoding sensor histidine kinase, translating to MTAASPSALQSTEPHYLRSELYTLVREDSRVFDFIQSGSLDGIWYWDIENPEHEWMSPRFWETLGYDPTVKPHLASAWQDIINQDDLALALENFQRHCDDPAHSYDQIVRYRHRDGSTVWIRCRGLAIRDGAGRPIRMLGAHSDVTSLKEAELKLQQKNDELLKYSYAISHDLKGPIGNAALALKIISAKYGSTMDAMSQRLIDELQLSMSRMTGVIEELHRIASLDETPDCTEVVTLSDALAAVQRDVGSEIAQTQATITLNGDADITTSKILFTQVLYNLIQNAIKYRRDDIAPQIRVTACNTGVHWQISITDNGLGIAEENQGRVFEFLKRVHGKPNIPGVGLGLSFCKKAIERLGGSISLTSTLNEGSEFVLKLPVNVGLATAH from the coding sequence ATGACCGCCGCCAGCCCGAGTGCTTTACAGAGTACTGAGCCTCACTATCTTCGTTCGGAGCTGTACACGCTGGTTCGCGAAGATAGTCGTGTGTTCGACTTCATTCAGAGTGGCTCTCTGGACGGCATCTGGTACTGGGATATCGAAAACCCCGAGCACGAATGGATGAGCCCGCGGTTTTGGGAAACGTTGGGCTACGACCCCACCGTCAAACCGCATCTGGCGAGCGCCTGGCAGGACATTATCAATCAGGACGATCTGGCCCTTGCCCTGGAAAATTTTCAGCGGCACTGTGACGACCCCGCCCACTCCTATGATCAGATAGTTCGCTATCGCCACCGTGACGGCTCCACGGTGTGGATACGCTGCCGGGGGCTCGCCATTCGCGATGGTGCCGGACGGCCCATCCGCATGCTGGGTGCCCATTCCGACGTTACCTCATTAAAAGAAGCCGAACTAAAACTGCAACAAAAAAACGACGAACTGCTCAAATACAGCTACGCCATAAGCCATGATTTAAAGGGCCCCATTGGTAACGCTGCACTGGCGTTAAAAATTATCAGCGCAAAATATGGCAGCACAATGGACGCAATGAGCCAGCGTTTAATAGACGAGCTGCAGCTTTCAATGTCTCGAATGACCGGCGTTATCGAGGAGCTGCACCGCATCGCTTCCCTTGACGAAACGCCGGATTGTACCGAGGTCGTCACCCTCTCAGATGCACTGGCAGCGGTGCAACGCGACGTAGGCAGCGAAATCGCGCAAACCCAGGCCACCATCACTCTCAACGGCGACGCCGACATTACCACCAGCAAAATTCTGTTTACCCAGGTGCTCTACAACCTGATACAAAACGCCATCAAATATCGGCGCGATGATATTGCACCGCAAATTCGGGTAACGGCGTGCAATACCGGGGTGCACTGGCAAATCTCCATTACTGACAATGGGCTGGGTATTGCCGAAGAAAACCAGGGGCGCGTGTTCGAGTTTCTAAAACGGGTACATGGCAAACCCAATATTCCCGGCGTGGGTCTGGGACTGAGTTTCTGCAAGAAGGCCATTGAGCGGCTGGGCGGTAGTATTTCACTCACCTCCACACTCAATGAAGGTTCGGAGTTTGTGCTGAAGCTTCCTGTAAACGTCGGCCTGGCCACAGCACACTAG
- a CDS encoding sensor histidine kinase: protein MTPSSSPKERRPRILPQILIPTLSLLLVSNLLILITTYTVLDSELRTRDASLLLGETRQVADRIDTAIERLEIDVRQASTFPAVEEVVRAANNGLSTTETRLWENRVAQLFTGMLKANPALSQARLIDATGQEVVRVDRYGDSKRIRRVAQGNLQNKQDRPYFQSAMAMPPGQVFLSDIDLNQENNQIVEPRELVIRGAMPLFADENSTQAFGIIILNVGMDPMLQSLPQLVAPNHSITVANSHGQYLFHSSRPIAITHADAGDANFFSDTQRKSRTAHRSASPVFTHNGKTIAIVPVQYGSAQHPQQLQVAAEGQISDSLAVRNKVIERSAIILAGLLLFSVALSVYMSRRIIRPIADVTERIQRGERSQLSQAVSRSAPQEFYQLASSLDEAYQQLTLQQSALEQEVHARQTAQLSLEDKVEQLSRANQELKQFTYIASHDLQEPLRTIRSFIELLMQHHANGLSDNARTMMQFVEDASARMQTLVKDLLDYGRIGTKSKTKLLDMNLLVAAVLEDLSSAIQDSGATVTLGKLPALQGFETELRLLFQNLLSNALKFSRPEVAPVIHVSASRQGSGWQFQVCDNGIGIEPQYRDKIFGVFKRLHAKQEYPGTGIGLAHCQKVVELHQGKIWVESAEPCGSCFVFTLKEPRHEDSQ from the coding sequence TTGACCCCCTCATCTTCGCCCAAAGAGCGGCGGCCACGTATTCTCCCGCAAATTCTGATACCCACTCTGTCACTACTGCTGGTCAGCAACTTACTCATTCTCATCACCACCTACACGGTGCTGGATTCTGAACTGCGCACACGTGATGCCTCGCTCTTGTTAGGCGAAACCCGCCAGGTCGCCGATAGAATCGACACTGCCATCGAACGGCTTGAGATCGATGTTCGCCAGGCCAGCACCTTTCCCGCCGTAGAGGAAGTGGTACGCGCCGCCAATAACGGCCTCAGCACCACCGAAACACGCCTGTGGGAAAACCGCGTGGCGCAACTGTTTACCGGTATGCTCAAGGCCAACCCCGCCCTGTCACAGGCAAGACTGATTGATGCCACAGGACAGGAAGTGGTCCGGGTTGACCGCTATGGTGACAGCAAACGTATACGCCGGGTGGCGCAAGGCAATTTACAAAACAAGCAGGATCGCCCCTACTTTCAATCGGCCATGGCGATGCCCCCGGGGCAGGTGTTTTTATCAGACATCGATTTGAACCAGGAAAACAACCAAATTGTTGAGCCCCGCGAACTGGTTATCCGCGGCGCGATGCCCCTGTTCGCCGATGAAAACAGCACCCAGGCTTTTGGCATCATTATCCTGAATGTGGGGATGGACCCCATGCTCCAGTCGCTACCTCAACTGGTCGCCCCCAACCATAGTATTACTGTCGCCAATAGCCACGGGCAGTATTTGTTCCACTCCAGTCGCCCCATTGCCATCACCCACGCCGATGCCGGAGACGCCAATTTTTTCAGCGATACCCAGCGCAAGAGCCGCACGGCCCACCGCAGCGCAAGTCCAGTATTCACGCATAATGGCAAAACCATTGCCATTGTCCCGGTACAATACGGTTCGGCGCAGCATCCCCAGCAGCTGCAGGTGGCGGCAGAAGGCCAGATATCTGACTCTCTGGCAGTGCGCAATAAGGTGATCGAGCGCTCTGCGATTATTCTTGCCGGCCTGCTACTTTTTTCAGTGGCGCTGTCGGTGTACATGAGCCGTCGCATCATCCGGCCCATCGCGGACGTTACCGAGCGAATTCAGCGCGGCGAGCGCAGTCAGCTCTCTCAAGCTGTATCGCGCAGCGCCCCGCAGGAGTTTTATCAACTGGCATCGTCTCTGGATGAGGCCTATCAACAACTTACCCTGCAGCAGTCGGCATTGGAGCAAGAAGTTCACGCCCGACAAACCGCCCAGCTGTCTCTGGAAGACAAGGTGGAACAGCTGAGCCGCGCCAACCAGGAGCTCAAGCAGTTTACCTATATTGCCTCCCACGACCTGCAAGAACCGCTCAGAACCATTAGAAGCTTCATTGAACTGCTGATGCAGCATCACGCCAACGGCCTGAGCGACAATGCCCGCACCATGATGCAGTTTGTGGAGGACGCCAGCGCCCGTATGCAAACCCTGGTTAAGGATCTGCTGGACTACGGGCGCATCGGCACAAAAAGCAAGACCAAACTCCTGGATATGAACCTGCTGGTCGCCGCGGTTCTGGAAGATTTGTCCAGCGCAATACAAGACAGTGGCGCTACCGTCACCCTGGGCAAGCTCCCTGCCCTGCAAGGCTTTGAGACCGAGCTGCGACTGTTATTCCAGAATTTGCTCTCCAACGCGCTGAAGTTTTCACGGCCGGAAGTAGCACCCGTCATTCACGTATCCGCGTCTCGGCAGGGTAGCGGGTGGCAATTTCAGGTCTGCGACAATGGCATTGGCATTGAACCCCAATACCGGGATAAGATCTTTGGCGTATTCAAACGCCTGCATGCCAAGCAAGAGTACCCAGGCACCGGCATCGGGCTCGCCCACTGCCAAAAAGTAGTAGAACTTCACCAAGGTAAAATCTGGGTGGAATCTGCCGAGCCTTGCGGCAGCTGCTTTGTATTCACCCTAAAGGAACCCCGACATGAAGACTCTCAGTAA
- a CDS encoding response regulator: MKTLSKVLLVDDDLATNFLHRMVIEEHGFAEEVVEACDGRDALEYLTTAVDGVYPKPDIIFLDINMPRMDGWEFLEAYADIAAECKAGAVIAMLTTSLNPDDRERAASFDCVQHYENKPLTVEKIDDLLRDTFPDCVRDA; encoded by the coding sequence ATGAAGACTCTCAGTAAAGTGCTGCTGGTGGATGACGATTTGGCCACCAACTTCCTGCACCGCATGGTGATCGAGGAGCACGGTTTTGCCGAAGAGGTGGTAGAAGCCTGTGATGGTAGAGATGCATTGGAATACCTGACCACCGCTGTCGACGGCGTTTATCCAAAGCCAGACATTATATTTTTGGATATTAATATGCCGCGCATGGACGGTTGGGAATTTCTGGAGGCCTATGCCGACATCGCTGCAGAATGCAAAGCCGGAGCCGTCATTGCGATGCTGACTACCTCGCTTAATCCTGACGATCGCGAGAGAGCGGCCAGCTTTGACTGCGTTCAGCACTACGAAAATAAGCCGCTAACCGTAGAAAAAATCGACGACCTACTGCGCGATACCTTCCCTGACTGCGTCAGAGATGCATAA
- a CDS encoding GGDEF domain-containing response regulator, whose product MTPNIERATILVVEDELASATLLSILLSEQYQVTVVNCGEDAVASVTTNRPDLILLDIMMPGLDGYAVLDRVLELYPEDPIPVIFLTGITQAEAEVRSLNGGAVDYITKPYHPDVVQARVNLHLELQTKTRALTQANEELSHLSTIDALTGARNRRYFYEFAEAEQSRALRHQLPLCLVMLDIDHFKRINDVYGHATGDTVLTTFAKHMGQLIRSGDCLARLGGEEFAILLPHTQPEEAHHLAQRFTAQIAKLSIETPDDTPLSITISCGVTQVLPEDTNIDQALKRADDAMYIAKGEGRNRVVTAF is encoded by the coding sequence ATGACACCCAACATTGAACGGGCCACCATTCTGGTGGTGGAAGATGAACTCGCCAGTGCCACCCTGCTGTCGATACTGCTCTCCGAGCAGTATCAGGTCACCGTCGTCAATTGTGGCGAAGATGCGGTTGCCAGCGTGACCACCAACCGTCCAGATCTGATACTGCTGGACATCATGATGCCGGGCCTGGATGGCTATGCGGTGTTAGACCGAGTGCTGGAGCTGTACCCGGAGGACCCCATCCCGGTCATATTTCTAACCGGCATTACACAAGCGGAAGCGGAAGTGCGCAGCTTAAACGGCGGCGCGGTCGATTACATCACCAAACCCTACCACCCTGACGTGGTTCAGGCGCGGGTGAATCTTCATCTTGAACTACAGACAAAAACCCGCGCGCTGACCCAGGCTAACGAAGAACTCTCTCACCTTTCCACCATTGATGCCCTTACCGGGGCGCGCAACCGTCGCTACTTCTACGAGTTTGCCGAGGCTGAGCAAAGCCGCGCCCTGCGCCACCAACTGCCGCTCTGCCTGGTGATGTTAGATATTGATCATTTTAAACGCATCAACGACGTTTACGGCCATGCCACCGGCGATACCGTACTAACCACCTTTGCCAAGCACATGGGCCAGCTTATCCGCAGCGGTGACTGCCTGGCCCGCCTGGGGGGCGAAGAATTCGCCATACTATTACCCCACACCCAGCCTGAAGAGGCACATCATCTGGCGCAGCGCTTCACCGCCCAAATAGCCAAGCTGAGTATTGAGACCCCCGACGATACCCCCCTCTCGATCACCATCTCCTGCGGCGTAACACAGGTGCTGCCGGAAGACACTAATATTGACCAAGCCCTGAAGCGCGCCGACGACGCCATGTACATCGCCAAGGGAGAAGGCCGCAACCGGGTGGTAACGGCGTTTTAG